CTCCGATCTATGACGACCTGACCAAGCCGCAGACCTTCCCGCGACTCTACTGCATGTCCAGCACTGATCCGGAGATATATCGACGGCACTTCGCCAAGCGCCCGAGCGGCATCGTCAACGGACAGCAGACCGTGTGTCAGTGCTACACCCAGCAAGGCACCAAGGTCGAAACGGATTTTCAGTTCTGCCTGAACATTGTTGAAAACGGCTACTTCGACCCGGCTATTGCTGATCGCGGTAAACAACAGCAGTACGGCCAAATGCAGCAACAGCCGATGCACCAGCCCGCCACCGGATATGCCACCCAGCAGCCCCAGCAGGCACCCGTATCAGTCGTCACCTATGAGAAAGGAAGGTTCTTGTGGTGATCAGACGCGGGACGTCGTGTGCGCGTTCTGCGAACGCCTGCGAGGGCCGAGCGGGCGCGCAGAACGCGCCTGCTGACGTCCCTGTAGCACGTCAGATAAACCGATTTCGAAATGGCAAGTAATGGCCAGTAAGGAAACCAAAGCATGAAGATCAAAGATTTCGCCCGTCTCGACCTCAACGGTGAGCACAACAGCCTTGGACGAATTTTCGTTGATCCTGGTACTGCTGAAATCGTCGACCTGTCGAAAGCCAAAATCCTGGCCTGCAGCGTCGATACCGTCCGCCAGTTGTATCGCGGCCTGATCCGCCCGGAAATCATGTGCCTGTTCGACAAGCCCGGCACCATCGTCGATTTCGCTGGCCAGCGTTGGCACTCCGGGCGTGTCAGCAAGGACTCTGGCTACCAGTACAAGCTCCAGAACGCTGACCTAGGCATCATCCTGCTGATCAAGAACTTCAACGCCAAGATCGAAAACATCGGCCCACACCTGAAAATCGAGGTGTCACCGCATGCCATCGACCAGTTCTGCCCCGAGCGCCTGCAGGAACGCTTGGACTACTACGCCAGCCACGTGCTTACCAACGTCGAGCGCAACCAATGCGCTGTCCACCTCGCGCTAGACCTGCAGGGCTGGCAACCGCCCGCTGATCTGGTCGCCCGGATGCACTGCCGCGCACGCGCAGCCCGTGATATCTCCGGCATCAAGGAAATCCAGTGGACGCTGGAGTCTGCCACCTACGGCAAAGGCCAGTCCTACCTGTTCGGCTCCGCTGGAGGCGTCCAGCTCGGTATCTACAACAAGACCGAACAGGCCCGCTCCATCGACAAACTCGACTATTGGGAAGGTGTCTGGAGGCGTCGCGATAGCTTCGATGAAGCTGACCCGGACAACTACAACCCGGAACAAGACGTCTGGCGTGTCGAGCTGCGTTACCACCACTCAGTCATCCAACAATTCGCCTCCGGCTCGTTCGATCTGCAGACCGGCCAGACCATTGAAACCAACAGCTATGCCGCTTTCGCACCGCACCTCGACGGCCTGTGGCGCTATGGCCTGCGCCAGTTCAAGTTACTGGCTCGCCCTGGCTACTTCGAACCCATCTGGACGCTGATCCGTGACGATGTGCGCGTCGATCTGCCGGTCGATTCCCTGGTGGACGAAACTGAGTACAAGCGCCAATACAAGACGTCTCGGGGCTTCTCCGGCAAAAACGTCGAGCTATTCCTGGGAAACTTCGTCAGCCTGCTGGCACGGGAGCGAGTGGGCGCTAGGCGAGCATTTCACCGGCTCAAGGATTGGGAGTGCTGGCCGGTAATCCGCGACCACTATGCCGCCAAAGGCATGGATGAAGACGGGCTGTATAAGCACATCAAGGGCATCCTTGAGGAACGGCATGTGCGTTGGGGGCGTGCTGTCTGATGGCTATCGAGCAACTGCCTGACGGTCGCTGGAAAGTCGACGTTGAACCCATCAAGGGCCGGCGTTTCCGCAAGACCTTCAAGACCAAAGGTGAAGCCCAGCGCTTCGAAGCCACTTGCAGGGCCAAGGTCATCAATGCGCCGGAGTGGGCACCCAAGCCAAAGGATCGTCGCAAGCTCTCTGAGCTGATCGACCGTTGGGCAACACTGCATGCCCACACCCTGAGCGATGGTGAGGCAAGGCGTCGTTTGCTGGATACCATGGCCAAAGAGCTTGGCGATCCGGTGGCGATCAAGATGACCGGCAACGAATATGCCGAGTATCGAACCCAGGCGATCAAAGCCGGTGCCAACCCAAAGACCTTGAACAACCGCCTGGGCTACCTCCGATCAGTGTTCAACGTGCTGCACCAGCTCGGCGAAATCGACTACGCCAACCCGCTGGCTCGCGTCCGTCCTCTGCGTCTGCAGGAGAAGGAACTGGCCTACCTGACCGATAGCCAGATAGAGACGCTGTTCGCCACCATTCACCGCTATTGCCGAACGCCCCATGTCGCCATGGTCGCCGCCATCTGCTTGGCCACGGGTGCCCGCTGGGGTGAAGCTCAGGCACTGACGCCCGACCGAGTACGCAACCAACTGGTTACGTTCGTGAACACCAAAGGCAAGCGTGTCCGCTCAATTCCCATCGCCCTGGAGCTGGAACAACAGATACACCGGCACTTCAAGCAGCATGGCCAGTTCAGCAACTGCCTGAACAGCTTCGACAAGGCATTGGGCGAGTCCCGTTTGCCGGTGCCTGCTGGCCAGTCATCACATGTGCTACGGCACACTTTCGCCAGCCACTTCGTCATGAACGGTGGCAATATCCTCACGCTGCAGAAAATCCTGGGCCATACCACCTTGGCCATGACCATGCGCTACGCGCATCTTGCCCCGGATCACCTGCAGGATGTCGTCAGATTCGGACCGGCTAGCGATCACCAACGATTTCTCGGCATCATCACCCCTTAGCCGTATCAGATCATGAGTGACCCCATGCATAACATCATTCGCCAGCGTCAACAGGCCAAACAGCATGATGAATTCGTGCAACGCAAGGTCGCTGCTGCCAGGGCATCGGTAGAGTCTGGTCGTGGTCGTTCCAATGACGATGTAGAGGCTGAGTTTGCCGATCGCCGCAATAAGGCTTTGGCTCGCTGATATAGCTACCGATCCAGAGCTAGCTGCAGTCTCTAGCCGCTTTCGACACTTCTTCGACACCTTGCATGCCGCAGATAGCAAAAGCCCCCGAAACTCTAGGAATTTCAGGGGCTTAAGCTTGAGATATGGCGGGAAGATAGGGATTTGAACCCTAGGTGCCATTGCTGACACAACGGATTTCGAATCCGTCCCGTTCGACCACTCCGGCATCTTCCCAAGCGGCGCGCATGATAACAGCTCAATGGGCTTTGGCGAAGCTTATTTTGAAATTTTTTCTTGTGCTATCAGATGGTTGGGGCTGAGCCAGGCCGGCGCTTTACTTCGTGCGTCTGCGACAACTCTCGGTTTGCCTGCACCGTCCGTATCGCTCACGAACCGAAGCGGGGGCAACGGGCATTCGCCAGCTCAAGGGGCGAGCAGCGCTGACCTTCACCTGTGGTGTGGCCAGCGCTGCCTCGAGTGTGCGAAGTCGCTAGTTGTTACAAGTGGGGGCGTCGGAGGCATCGCCTGCCGTCCCCATAGCCTGGGTAACCTGCAGGTGGCAGTTACGCCGAACCGTGCTGTCGAGGATCTGGCTTTGCAGCGGCAACAGATCGCCTATCAGCAGGTTTTGCAGCAGCGGTGTGGCCTTGAAGTGGTTGTCCCCCAGGATCGTATCCTGCATGCCCTGCACCCGGATCATGGCCTTGCCAATGTTCTCCAGGGTATTGCCGGTGATCACCAGTTTGCCCGCTGCTGGCCGCTCGTTGCGCAGGCTGATGGCATATTCCGGCGTCGCGTGGATGCGGTTGTCGAGAATCAGCGCACCGCCCAGTTCGGCGGCGTCGATGGCGCTCAGCTTGCTGTTGGCGATGAGGTTGTCCTGGATCAGCAGCGCTGAGCCGTCACCGATCTTCCGCAGCATCATGCCGTAGCCCTCGGATGCGCCCAGACGGTTGCCCTGGATCAGCAGTGCGCCCGTTTGCGCGCTTACCTCGATGGCGCTCTTGCCAGTATGCAGGACCATGTTGTTCTGAATGCGCCCGCTGCTGCCACCGGTGATACGGATCCCGCTGTTGTTCTTCACCCCGTCGATGCGGTTGTCGGCGATCAGAAAACGGCTGTTGCCAAGGTCGATGGCGTATTGCTGCTGGCCGATGAACTGATTGTTACGAACCAGAGCCTGGCTATGGTTGAGTTCCAGGGCGCTGGCCATCTCCTCGAAGCGGCTGTCTTCAATCTGGATCTGCGCGGGTGGGAGGCTGGCCGACTGTTGTGTGCTCAGAGCACTGCTGACGCCACGCGAGAGGTTGGCGTTGTAGCCGATCTTGATCAGTTCCGAGTTGTCGATCAGCAGTTGGCTGCCAGCCCAGTTCATGATGAAGGGGCGGGTAGGGCGGTCAGTGGCCATGGCACGGCCATCGCTCCAGCTCTGCAGGCGAGAGTTGTTCACGCGCAGCAGGCCTTGATTGATCAGCGCCGTGCCGGAGGGGCTGAACAGGTAGAGCACCTGGTCATCGATCAACAGGGCGGCGTCTTCGGCAATCATCAGCGGGTAGCTGAGCAGGTAGCCATCCTCATGGCGACCCAGCACCTTGGCGTCGTTCAACTGCGCTCGCAGCTGCTCCAGCGTGATGCTGCCACCACGAATGACCACTGCGCGGGGGTGCTGCGCCTGATAGCCGGCGATTGCCCTGAACAGGCCATTGTGTACGAAGGGTTCAAAAGGCCAGCTGCCCGCCTGTGCGGAGTACATGGGCTCGAGGCTGACGCTGCCGCGTCGGGCCGTGCCCTGCAGATCAAGCTGTGGCGGCTGGGTGCGCTGCATGATCTGCGCGCTGCTGTTCTGTTGTTGCTGCTGTTGCCATTGCGGGTCGAGCGTGTGCAGGGCCGCCGGGGCTCCGAGGGCTGCCAGGCTGACGGTACAGGTCATCAGCAGCATTACACGAGATAGAGTCAGTGCCTGTGACATGGCGACATCCTGAGTCAGTTGAACTGGGGATACAGCGGCTTGAGGTCGCCGCCAACCTGGCTGTAGTGATTGATATCCTCACCGTGCTCTTCATACAGGCGCCGGCCCCACTGATGTTGCGGGTAGCGGGTGAGGAAGGGCAGCAGCCAGACCATCTTGTGTGGGCCGACAGCAGACTGACGCTCGGTCAGTTCCGGCAGGGTCCTGGGTTCGAGTACGGCGCGGGCGGCGAAGTTGGCGAGCTCTGCCAGCTTTGTTCGCTCCTGCTCGTTGAGTGGGCGGCCGTTGGACTCCGCCGCTTCGGCCAGCAATACCAGAGGAACCAGGGCGTAGTGGCTGTAGTCGGCGGCAAGCCTGCCCCTGGCGACTTCCAGTGGCAGGTACTGGTAGTCACCGTCGCCCTGGGCGAGTTGGCTGAAGGCCCGGCGCAGAGCCACGTCAGCCCAGGCCAGGCCCTTGTCGTCATCAAGCAGCATGGCGCTGGCGGCCACCGCCCAGGCGGCCCAGTAGTCGTGGTTGTTGAAGTAGATGCCGGTGTCATAGCGACGGGGTCCGTACTCGGCAATCACCTTGGCCGACAGGTCCTGCAACCAGCGCCTCTGTACCTGGCTCAGTTGGTAGCGCTCATCGCTCAGTGCCTGCACCTTGAGCAGGGCAGAGGCGATGGCGGCCAGGGCCCATTTGCGTGAGGCGACACCCGTCTTGCTGGCATCGTCACTGAGCAAGGCCGATTGGCTGGCCCAGGCATCGAGCCATTGGTCCAGGCAGGCCAGGGCAATGTTGGCCTCGCTGGCCTTGCCGGTGCGCTGGAACACCTGGGCAGCCTTGATCAGACCGCCGATATAGCTTTGCACCTGTTTGCGGATGCGCTGGGTGTCGCGGCTTTGCCGTACGACCAGGCGACTTTTGCTGGCGTCGCTCTGGTCGTACTTGCTGTCCAGCTGCAAGTGTCCGGTATAGGCGGGAGGAGGACTCTTGGGGCACTTCTCCTGACGATAGTCACCTACCAGGCTCGCGGCCTTCGTTGACTGCGCTGCCCACACCGACTGCGCCGCGTTGGCGTTCAGCGAGCCAGATAACAGGAGCAGCAGGGCAGCCATGCGCGGGCTTACAGGCATAGTCGGGTCTCGACCTGGAATGGCTGTTCGACGGCCTGGGTGGGTTCGAGCAGTACCGACAGCAGGTTCGCATCGCGAAATTCCGCTGCGCGGCTCAGTTCCAGGTAGTACTGCCCGCCGGTGACGATGGCTTCGCGGCGGAACCACACCTTGTCGCGGGTGCCGTTGTCGTAGTAGGTGATGATGTAAAAGCTCTTGATGTTGGGGTCGCTGATGCGGATGTCGAGCACTGCGTCGCGCCCCTTGAGGTCCTTGCGCTGCTCACCGGCGTTGCTGAGCAGTTCGATACGATCGTTGAGCCCCAGGCTGGGCCGTTCGACATGCCCTTCGAGCAGGCTTTCGCCGGCTTTGCAGCCACCGTTGATGGCCGGAATCAGCTGGCGGTAGGTCAGGTCGCCATCGAGGCGATAGTTGGCCGGCAGCTCCCAGATGATCAGCTTGGGCGCCTTGTCCGGGGAGTAGTTGGGCGATAGCAGGTACTCCAGCAGCGAGCCGTCCTGGCCTGCGCCGGGCATGGCGTAGTTGATCAGATCGGTGCTCAGGTACTGCTTCAGAAAACCATCGAAGTTGAACTGCTTGGTTTCGTCTTCCCGGGCTGCGGAGTTACTGGTACCTACCAGCACGACTTCCGGGTCGGGCTGATCTTCGAACAGCAGGGCGGCATCGTTGTCTTCCGGAACGGTCTGGTAGCCGGGCACGAACTGATAACCGAAGTGGTTGCCACAGATTGCCGCCAGGCCGAGGTTGAGCGTGCCGTCCTTGTAAAGGGTCATGGTTTGTTCGGTGGTGTAGCCCTTGTGCGGCAATTGCGCGTACACCGGGTGCTGGCGAATGGTGTCGGCGGTCACGCGGGCGGTGGCCTCGGCGCCTATCGGGGTCCAGTGGTGGTCGCGGCGGAAGAAGAAGTCCTTCGGCGGCTGCTCCACCAGAGGCATGATGTCCGGAACGATGGCACCGCCGTCACGCATCTGCTGCAGGAAATTGCGCAGGTTGGTACTGGCGCGTACATAGTCGAAGTCATGCATCTGCCCCGGCTGCAGCTGGGCGCGATGCATCAGGCCGCGGGTCGGCTGTACCGCTACCGCGACATGGGTGCCATGGCTGGCGAACGCACGCATCAGGCGGGCGAACTCCGGCTGCATGTTCGGCGGAATGCCGAACTCGTTGGTCAGGTCGACTTCCGAACGGAACAGCCAGCGATCACGCCCTGGCACAATCTGCCTGAGCGACTTCATGTTGCCCTCGGCATATTCCTCGGGCGCACTGAGTTGCGGGCAGATCAGGCATTGCAAATCCGTGCATTCACCGGTTTTTTCGCTCTGTTCTGCAGCGTAGGCGTTGTGTACGCCCGCCGCGATCAGGCTGCCGATGGCCAGTAGAAAATAGTGCTTCATGCTCTTGGAGGTCATCGTCCGCTCACTTGTTTGACCAGCTGTTCAGGATTCATTCGCTGGGGTCGATGCTGTTGGCCAGGGTAATCGCGCGGTAGCCGCTGGCCGCCGGCAGCAGGGCATAGGTGTAGGAGCGGCCTTTTTTCAGGAACATCTCGTCGAAACCGACCAGTTGGTCGTTGTCGGCATAGGCGGCGAAGGCGATCTTCAGCTCATTGACCATACGGCTGCCGGTCTGGTCGCGCGTGATGGTGTCGACCACCACATGCTTGCCATCGGTGGTCTTCAACGCGGCTGGCTTGTCGGTGAGGTTGTAGAAGGCGATCTGGGCCTTGCGTGGTTCGTTGACGAACTGGTCGGCGATCAGCCGCAGCTCGCCGTCGCGGTAGATCACCGTGCTTGCGGTGTTGGCCTTCAGCTCGTGTTCCAGCGCCTGGGCGCCCACGGCGATGCGGTGCTTGCCCGGTGCAACGAAGCGATAACCGCCGAATTGCCCGCTGGTGACCAGCTGGGGTTTGCTCTTGCTGCTCAGGGTGACTTCGATATTGCGCTCGCTGAGGTTCAGCACCCGCACGAACGCCGAGTTGGCCGGCGCCACGGGGTCGTACAGATCGGCGTTGCCGTCCTGGGCTTGGGCGGCAGCGCTGGTGATTGTCAGCAATATCATCAGTGCGCGGGAAATGAAGGCGGGCATACGACGGTACCTCGGTCAGTGGTGGACTGTTTCTGGGTTGGCCAGAGAAGGAATCTGGCGCTGGACGAGCAGGGTGCGCAGGGGGAATTCCCAGATCACGGTCTGCAGCTCGCCACTTTTCGCGGCCGGGCCGGCGAGAAATTCGTTCATCGACTGGAACGGGCCGCGGGCCTCGAGCGCAACGCTTACCAGATCGCGCTGCAGGGCCTCCTTGAGAAAGCCGACGAAGTTCCAGTCATCGATGCGGGTATAGCTGGTGCCTACCAGCGCCAGCGACACGGCCTCTTCGCCGAACAGGCTGTCGCCGAGATCGTCGTGGCTTTGCTGCAGGGTTTCGTAGAGCTGGATATGCACCGGCTCGAAGTAGCTGGGCGCCA
The sequence above is drawn from the Pseudomonas sp. Z8(2022) genome and encodes:
- a CDS encoding tyrosine-type recombinase/integrase; translated protein: MAIEQLPDGRWKVDVEPIKGRRFRKTFKTKGEAQRFEATCRAKVINAPEWAPKPKDRRKLSELIDRWATLHAHTLSDGEARRRLLDTMAKELGDPVAIKMTGNEYAEYRTQAIKAGANPKTLNNRLGYLRSVFNVLHQLGEIDYANPLARVRPLRLQEKELAYLTDSQIETLFATIHRYCRTPHVAMVAAICLATGARWGEAQALTPDRVRNQLVTFVNTKGKRVRSIPIALELEQQIHRHFKQHGQFSNCLNSFDKALGESRLPVPAGQSSHVLRHTFASHFVMNGGNILTLQKILGHTTLAMTMRYAHLAPDHLQDVVRFGPASDHQRFLGIITP
- a CDS encoding right-handed parallel beta-helix repeat-containing protein, translated to MSQALTLSRVMLLMTCTVSLAALGAPAALHTLDPQWQQQQQQNSSAQIMQRTQPPQLDLQGTARRGSVSLEPMYSAQAGSWPFEPFVHNGLFRAIAGYQAQHPRAVVIRGGSITLEQLRAQLNDAKVLGRHEDGYLLSYPLMIAEDAALLIDDQVLYLFSPSGTALINQGLLRVNNSRLQSWSDGRAMATDRPTRPFIMNWAGSQLLIDNSELIKIGYNANLSRGVSSALSTQQSASLPPAQIQIEDSRFEEMASALELNHSQALVRNNQFIGQQQYAIDLGNSRFLIADNRIDGVKNNSGIRITGGSSGRIQNNMVLHTGKSAIEVSAQTGALLIQGNRLGASEGYGMMLRKIGDGSALLIQDNLIANSKLSAIDAAELGGALILDNRIHATPEYAISLRNERPAAGKLVITGNTLENIGKAMIRVQGMQDTILGDNHFKATPLLQNLLIGDLLPLQSQILDSTVRRNCHLQVTQAMGTAGDASDAPTCNN
- a CDS encoding polysaccharide lyase; translated protein: MPVSPRMAALLLLLSGSLNANAAQSVWAAQSTKAASLVGDYRQEKCPKSPPPAYTGHLQLDSKYDQSDASKSRLVVRQSRDTQRIRKQVQSYIGGLIKAAQVFQRTGKASEANIALACLDQWLDAWASQSALLSDDASKTGVASRKWALAAIASALLKVQALSDERYQLSQVQRRWLQDLSAKVIAEYGPRRYDTGIYFNNHDYWAAWAVAASAMLLDDDKGLAWADVALRRAFSQLAQGDGDYQYLPLEVARGRLAADYSHYALVPLVLLAEAAESNGRPLNEQERTKLAELANFAARAVLEPRTLPELTERQSAVGPHKMVWLLPFLTRYPQHQWGRRLYEEHGEDINHYSQVGGDLKPLYPQFN
- a CDS encoding alginate O-acetyltransferase AlgX-related protein, translating into MTSKSMKHYFLLAIGSLIAAGVHNAYAAEQSEKTGECTDLQCLICPQLSAPEEYAEGNMKSLRQIVPGRDRWLFRSEVDLTNEFGIPPNMQPEFARLMRAFASHGTHVAVAVQPTRGLMHRAQLQPGQMHDFDYVRASTNLRNFLQQMRDGGAIVPDIMPLVEQPPKDFFFRRDHHWTPIGAEATARVTADTIRQHPVYAQLPHKGYTTEQTMTLYKDGTLNLGLAAICGNHFGYQFVPGYQTVPEDNDAALLFEDQPDPEVVLVGTSNSAAREDETKQFNFDGFLKQYLSTDLINYAMPGAGQDGSLLEYLLSPNYSPDKAPKLIIWELPANYRLDGDLTYRQLIPAINGGCKAGESLLEGHVERPSLGLNDRIELLSNAGEQRKDLKGRDAVLDIRISDPNIKSFYIITYYDNGTRDKVWFRREAIVTGGQYYLELSRAAEFRDANLLSVLLEPTQAVEQPFQVETRLCL
- a CDS encoding alginate O-acetyltransferase AlgF, yielding MPAFISRALMILLTITSAAAQAQDGNADLYDPVAPANSAFVRVLNLSERNIEVTLSSKSKPQLVTSGQFGGYRFVAPGKHRIAVGAQALEHELKANTASTVIYRDGELRLIADQFVNEPRKAQIAFYNLTDKPAALKTTDGKHVVVDTITRDQTGSRMVNELKIAFAAYADNDQLVGFDEMFLKKGRSYTYALLPAASGYRAITLANSIDPSE